GTTTGAAATGAAGATTGAAAGTTTTTTAtcgatgatgaaaaggTTCACACTTGGTCAACGATATGTTCTGCAAAGATGAAATGAAAGCTGCCCGAGCAGCTGCTATATAAGAAACTCTACATCTCCTCTCCTCATCCCCTCCCGTCGAAGATTTTCACGATACTGCTTAACACCTTTTTTGGCTAGCGAGGGGTAGCCGaaaccaaacaaaaaaaaatagataATGAATAAGTAGCATAGGAATTCAactttttgcttgatttgGTAAAGATAGAGTGCACACAAGCTGCAGCCGGTTACTGATAGGAACATGTGCTTGTTCTCATGCAGAGTACATTGGCGAGGACACAGGTGACCAAATTAGGACagtgatttttttcttcttttcttgtaGCTCTAAAATAACCATTAACTCATTATAGAAAAAGCATCCATTATAAcacttgatgttgatgctCATAAAACTAAAAACGgaactcctcatcatcatcggactcgagctcttttgcattcttcaCGAAGCCTTCCTTTTGGACGTTAGGCGTCAAATCATAGAAAAGGCATCCATTATAAcacttgatgttgatgctCATAAAACTAAAAACGgaactcctcatcatcatcggactcgagctcttttgcattcttcaCGAAGCCTTCCTTTTGGACGTTAGGCGTCAAATCATAGAAAAGGCATCCATTATAAcacttgatgttgatgctCATAAAACTAAAAACGgaactcctcatcatcatcggactcgagctcttttgcattcttcaCGAAGCCTTCCTTTTGGACGTTAGGCGTCAAATCAAAACCTTCGCTCGATTCGGTATCAgaaatctcttcttccgaAGAGTACTGATCAAACTCACTGCTAGCATCACTCTGCTCGATCGACTGTTGGGCTGTGATGATGGCCCTGACCTTGGCTGGCAAGATATCAGGTCTGTAGAAGCGCAAGTCGACTCTTCCGACAATGTAAAGcacattgatgatgacttcTAACAAACCCCATAAAATGTACATAGCGACTGGATCGCAGAGCCGACTTTGCTCGCGTGTATAGCGATCTTGAAAGCAAACAATGAGTCGACACAAAGAGCCcacgaagatgaaaagagTGGTGATTGCAATCAATCCCAAAGACCAGTTATGAGACAAATCACCACGCTGGTTTGTGAGACCCTCCACCATGTTGTAGTGATGATGTGTGGCCGCAATAACACGAATGGCATGTCTATGATTATGATTTCTCTTCATGAAggtttcttcagcttcgTAGACTGCTCCTTTTTTCACAAAGTAGAATGGACTAAACGACTCAATCCACCATGGCTGGTAAGTGTATAAGTTTTCATCCTTTCTCGTaggcttgaagaagtatgcAAGACCAATCAAGGAAATAGCAGTCAAAGAATACGCAAGAATCAAAACTGCTGATGCCTGCACCACCTTTTTGTACGACAGATAAACACCCTCCGAAAGGAAATAAATGTATGGAATGGCTGCACAAGCAATCGTCATTCCAATGATAGCTAAAACAAAGATATACAATGTGATCATAAAGCCCCAGAACAATTTCCTGGAACCACCCACAGGGTGTCGCCAGGTGAAAATACGTTGGGCTAAAATCAAGTTTAGAGAAACCAACACAATGGAAGGAAGGATCAAGAGGACTTCACTGGCGATACCAGTAGGAACTCGAGTAACATCTTTTCCGAAAGGGATTCTGAGACCAAAGCCAATACACCGAAGTATACAGTAGAACACCCATCCAATTGAAACCCAAAAGAAGTGGTGTCTTGAGCAGTTTATGATGAAGATTCCCAAATGAACGAATAATAGTACAGCAAAAGCAGCAACGAAGATTGCACTTGGCACGACGTCCGTATCTGTTGGATAGCTACCTATCAAGTTGATCTGGTAGCCAACCTGGTATTTTAGAAATTCGATCGGAAGCTCACTTCCGAGTAAATTGTGACCTTGATTAGCCAATCTCTCGATACCAGTGCCGAGCGCTGGATAATTATTGAGGTACCGTAAAAGGTCCATCAACCCAGCGGTCGCCCCTGTGTAATCGTAGTTTGTGGTTGACTGAACGACCATTGCTTTGACGGGGTATTACTCTTTGCGTCAGAACAATAATGGGCCACAAAGGAGTgtgctttttcaaagccGTAACAAATTGAGGTAAAAAAGTGGAGGCA
This region of Candidozyma auris chromosome 6, complete sequence genomic DNA includes:
- a CDS encoding DUF3112 domain-containing protein, with the translated sequence MVVQSTTNYDYTGATAGLMDLLRYLNNYPALGTGIERLANQGHNLLGSELPIEFLKYQVGYQINLIGSYPTDTDVVPSAIFVAAFAVLLFVHLGIFIINCSRHHFFWVSIGWVFYCILRCIGFGLRIPFGKDVTRVPTGIASEVLLILPSIVLVSLNLILAQRIFTWRHPVGGSRKLFWGFMITLYIFVLAIIGMTIACAAIPYIYFLSEGVYSSYKKVVQASAVLILAYSLTAISLIGLAYFFKPTRKDENLYTYQPWWIESFSPFYFVKKGAVYEAEETFMKRNHNHRHAIRVIAATHHHYNMVEGLTNQRGDLSHNWSLGLIAITTLFIFVGSLCRLIVCFQDRYTREQSRLCDPVAMYILWGLLEVIINVLYIVGRVDLRFYRPDILPAKVRAIITAQQSIEQSDASSEFDQYSSEEEISDTESSEGFDLTPNVQKEGFVKNAKELESDDDEEFRF